In Candidatus Binataceae bacterium, one DNA window encodes the following:
- a CDS encoding PDZ domain-containing protein, giving the protein MAAAVIVGIGHPGRTSAGDTAEILKSPRSQTADTNSVQPSSDSQAPPYRFEPETADPEPQGLKGYLDANEQISVFGIDLRVETRSAEKEIQGLLVVDIEPGSPGAAAGLHPYRQPIRDVLNAVAMLGVMTFPPAIIVAPLTGSIPLHESYDLVIGIDGFRVASFLDFYERVRDTRPGEVVYLNILRNGHRVQVPLQITSAVPPPESWVR; this is encoded by the coding sequence TTGGCCGCGGCCGTGATTGTCGGAATAGGGCATCCGGGGCGCACGTCGGCAGGCGATACCGCCGAGATTCTAAAGTCCCCGCGCTCTCAGACGGCAGATACTAACTCCGTCCAACCTTCATCGGATAGCCAGGCCCCGCCTTACCGATTTGAGCCGGAGACGGCCGACCCCGAACCTCAGGGACTCAAGGGCTATCTGGATGCGAACGAGCAGATCTCGGTCTTCGGCATTGACCTGCGAGTCGAGACGCGTAGCGCGGAAAAGGAAATCCAGGGGTTGCTGGTCGTTGATATTGAGCCGGGAAGTCCCGGGGCCGCGGCGGGACTGCATCCATACCGACAGCCGATCCGTGATGTATTGAATGCCGTGGCAATGCTCGGCGTGATGACGTTTCCACCGGCGATAATAGTCGCGCCACTTACCGGATCGATCCCGCTTCACGAGAGCTATGATCTTGTAATCGGTATCGATGGGTTTCGCGTGGCTAGTTTCCTGGATTTTTATGAACGGGTTCGGGACACGCGGCCTGGCGAAGTCGTCTACCTGAACATCTTGCGCAACGGACATCGCGTCCAGGTACCGCTGCAGATAACGTCGGCGGTGCCGCCGCCGGAATCCTGGGTGCGATGA
- a CDS encoding aldehyde dehydrogenase translates to MRLAEMHLCDARLRLEHFGLLRKPPPCKTGICAQHGREIVLYGRLRFWIEFSGSWTVSSGGAFMRQATTKSRVSVAGVEVSAAHWIGGKRIESERTFEVISPIDCSHIADVSAGGAEEIEAALSAARRAFPAWAALGPEGRHPILHRFGEAIQRHGKKLAAVETMDNGSLLAANVHRMVPRSALNITFFADWALKLNRETIESPDVYNHVRYDPAGVAALITPWNTPMMLTTWKIGPALAAGNTLVVKPPEWAPLTCSMLADLADEAGVPAGVVNVVQGIGEEAGAALVAHPDVDRISFTGSTDTARLIGQSAAKSITPVSFELGGKSPFIVMKDADLRAAAQTVAGQYFNAGQVCLAGTRVLVEEPIAEEFLARVSEEVATIKVGDPRDPLTKVGPLITREHFNQVQGFVERALKSGAKPLWGGERDSFGELYYEPTLLTNVGRQMEVFQREVFGPVLTWNTFRDEDEAIELANDTTYGLAAMVFSRDERRAWQVASQVTAGTVWVNCFFVRDLAAPFGGARNSGIGREGGNWSFDFYCDVKNVAILKGSFA, encoded by the coding sequence GTGCGCCTGGCGGAGATGCATCTCTGCGATGCTCGGCTGCGCCTCGAGCATTTTGGCTTACTGCGCAAGCCTCCCCCTTGTAAGACAGGCATTTGCGCTCAGCACGGGCGAGAAATCGTGCTATATGGCCGATTACGATTCTGGATCGAGTTCTCCGGCTCTTGGACGGTCTCTTCAGGAGGTGCTTTTATGAGACAAGCCACGACAAAGTCCCGCGTCAGCGTCGCCGGAGTCGAGGTATCCGCTGCGCATTGGATCGGTGGCAAGCGAATAGAATCGGAACGCACCTTTGAGGTAATTTCACCGATCGACTGCTCACACATCGCGGACGTATCGGCGGGCGGCGCGGAGGAGATAGAGGCTGCTCTCTCCGCTGCCCGGCGGGCGTTTCCGGCGTGGGCTGCGCTCGGGCCCGAGGGCCGCCATCCGATCCTGCATCGCTTCGGCGAAGCTATCCAGCGCCACGGAAAGAAACTCGCCGCGGTAGAGACGATGGACAACGGCTCGCTGCTTGCCGCCAACGTCCATCGGATGGTGCCTCGCTCCGCGCTCAACATCACCTTTTTCGCGGATTGGGCGCTGAAGCTCAATCGCGAAACGATCGAATCCCCGGATGTTTACAATCACGTTCGCTACGATCCAGCCGGCGTGGCGGCGTTGATCACCCCGTGGAACACTCCCATGATGCTGACGACATGGAAGATTGGACCGGCCCTGGCTGCCGGTAACACGCTGGTAGTCAAGCCGCCGGAATGGGCGCCGCTAACCTGTTCAATGCTTGCCGACCTCGCGGACGAAGCGGGAGTGCCGGCAGGCGTCGTCAACGTTGTGCAGGGGATCGGCGAGGAGGCCGGTGCCGCACTGGTGGCTCACCCCGATGTCGATCGCATCAGTTTCACAGGTTCGACGGATACCGCCCGCCTGATCGGACAGTCGGCGGCGAAATCGATTACGCCAGTGAGCTTTGAACTGGGGGGAAAGTCTCCGTTTATCGTGATGAAAGACGCCGATCTCCGGGCGGCGGCGCAAACCGTGGCGGGGCAGTATTTCAATGCCGGCCAGGTCTGTCTGGCCGGTACTCGCGTGCTCGTCGAAGAGCCGATTGCGGAGGAATTTCTTGCCAGGGTGAGCGAGGAAGTGGCGACGATTAAAGTAGGCGACCCGCGCGATCCGTTGACGAAGGTGGGCCCGCTGATCACCCGCGAGCATTTCAACCAGGTGCAGGGCTTCGTCGAACGGGCCTTGAAAAGCGGCGCCAAGCCCCTATGGGGCGGCGAACGCGACTCTTTCGGCGAACTCTACTATGAACCGACATTGCTGACTAACGTCGGCCGCCAGATGGAAGTTTTCCAACGCGAGGTCTTCGGTCCGGTTCTGACCTGGAACACGTTCAGGGACGAGGACGAAGCGATCGAGCTCGCCAATGATACGACCTACGGCTTGGCGGCAATGGTATTCTCGCGCGACGAGCGGCGCGCGTGGCAGGTGGCTTCGCAGGTAACCGCCGGTACGGTGTGGGTTAATTGCTTCTTCGTCCGTGACCTCGCTGCTCCGTTCGGTGGCGCCCGAAATTCCGGAATCGGCCGCGAGGGCGGTAACTGGAGCTTCGATTTCTACTGCGACGTCAAGAACGTCGCGATCTTGAAGGGCTCTTTCGCATAA